In Anaerolineae bacterium, one genomic interval encodes:
- a CDS encoding class I SAM-dependent methyltransferase, translated as MERILDVGCGKAKQPGAIGLDINPLSDADVIADLNHCPWPFASNSFDRILCRHIVEHVADLVGFMEEIHRVARPGALVEIITPHFSNRYSFTDPTHLRHLGWHSFDYFAGGKTVSRPNLLQRWLETQHPIPGFYTAARFRIRNRYLYFSRPYRWAGIGWIANRFPDFYELYLAFIFPARDLYVTLEVVK; from the coding sequence GTGGAACGAATCCTTGACGTGGGATGTGGAAAAGCCAAACAGCCAGGAGCAATCGGCCTGGATATCAATCCTCTTTCTGATGCCGATGTGATCGCCGATTTGAATCATTGCCCCTGGCCTTTCGCTAGCAATAGTTTTGACCGCATCCTTTGTCGCCATATTGTAGAGCACGTGGCGGACTTGGTGGGGTTTATGGAAGAAATCCATCGCGTGGCTCGGCCGGGGGCTTTGGTGGAAATCATCACTCCCCACTTTTCCAACCGATACAGTTTCACCGATCCGACCCACCTGCGTCATTTGGGCTGGCACTCGTTTGATTACTTCGCCGGTGGAAAAACGGTTTCCCGCCCGAACTTGCTTCAAAGGTGGCTGGAAACCCAGCATCCCATCCCAGGCTTTTACACTGCAGCCCGTTTCCGAATTAGAAACCGCTATCTCTATTTCTCCCGCCCATACCGCTGGGCAGGGATCGGATGGATAGCGAACCGTTTCCCAGATTTTTATGAACTGTATTTGGCTTTCATTTTCCCAGCCCGGGACCTCTATGTAACTCTGGAGGTCGTTAAATAA